The following proteins come from a genomic window of Helicobacter canadensis MIT 98-5491:
- a CDS encoding LL-diaminopimelate aminotransferase, giving the protein MFDEIEFEKIKRLPKYVFAAINEIKLQMRQNGEDVIDFSMGNPDGPTPNHIVEKLCEAAHKPKNHGYSASKGIYKLRLAIADTYKRKYGVELNPDTQVCVAMGSKEGYVHLVQAITNPGDTAIVAEPAYPIHYYAFILAGANVATFGLKWNEDYELDMESYFQSLKNALHNTMPKPKFVVTNFPHNPTTIVVYKEFYERLVALAKQERFYIINDIAYADLSFDGYVAPSIFEVDGALDVAVEGYTLSKSYNMAGWRVGCFVGNERLIGALQKIKSWLDYGIYTPIQIASTIALNGNQDCVKEIANKYEKRMEVLIESFGAAGWKMKKPKASMFIWAEIPECVKHLGSMEFSKRLLQEAKIAVSPGIGFGHEGDNYVRIALIENENRIRQAARNLKKFLSQFKA; this is encoded by the coding sequence ATGTTTGATGAGATTGAGTTTGAGAAAATAAAAAGATTGCCAAAATATGTGTTTGCTGCTATTAATGAGATTAAATTGCAAATGCGTCAAAATGGTGAAGATGTGATTGATTTTAGTATGGGCAATCCAGATGGTCCTACTCCAAATCATATTGTTGAAAAGCTTTGTGAAGCAGCCCATAAGCCAAAGAATCACGGATACTCTGCGAGTAAAGGAATCTATAAATTGCGATTAGCAATTGCAGATACTTATAAGCGAAAATATGGGGTGGAGTTAAATCCAGATACGCAAGTGTGTGTAGCAATGGGTTCTAAAGAGGGTTATGTGCATTTGGTGCAAGCTATTACTAATCCAGGTGATACGGCTATAGTTGCAGAACCAGCTTATCCTATTCATTATTATGCGTTTATTTTAGCAGGTGCAAATGTTGCAACTTTTGGGTTAAAATGGAATGAAGATTATGAATTGGATATGGAATCATATTTTCAATCGCTCAAAAATGCTCTACACAATACAATGCCTAAGCCAAAATTTGTTGTGACAAACTTTCCCCATAACCCAACAACGATTGTAGTGTATAAGGAATTTTATGAAAGGTTGGTAGCATTAGCCAAGCAAGAGCGATTTTATATAATTAATGATATTGCCTATGCGGATTTAAGTTTTGATGGTTATGTGGCACCTTCTATTTTTGAAGTGGATGGAGCTTTGGATGTTGCTGTTGAGGGTTATACACTCTCAAAAAGTTATAATATGGCAGGTTGGCGTGTGGGTTGTTTTGTGGGGAATGAAAGATTAATTGGCGCATTGCAAAAAATTAAAAGTTGGCTAGATTATGGGATTTATACTCCTATTCAAATTGCTTCTACCATTGCACTTAATGGGAATCAAGATTGTGTAAAAGAGATTGCAAACAAATATGAAAAGCGAATGGAAGTTTTAATAGAGAGTTTTGGAGCAGCTGGATGGAAAATGAAAAAGCCTAAAGCGAGTATGTTTATTTGGGCGGAAATCCCTGAGTGTGTGAAACATTTAGGAAGTATGGAGTTTTCTAAGCGATTATTACAAGAAGCTAAAATCGCCGTAAGCCCTGGTATTGGATTTGGACATGAAGGGGATAATTATGTGCGAATTGCATTGATTGAAAATGAAAATAGAATCCGCCAAGCTGCTAGAAACCTTAAAAAGTTTTTATCACAATTTAAAGCATAA
- the rlmB gene encoding 23S rRNA (guanosine(2251)-2'-O)-methyltransferase RlmB, whose translation MVVYGKRIVELILAQHQEKIINIYLAKEVDKTFFNRLKKTQKPILRLDAKKAQAMAKGGNHQGYLLEIEALEPVEFHFIKSMDFVLVLCGISDVGNLGSLFRSAYGLGVDGIVICGIHNFKQEGVLRASSGAMLGMPFCVVYNPLDVFHELKQADFVLLGTSLQGQNLPISLESKKALVLGNEGEGLSKKVLAKMDYNLTIPMKRDFDSLNVGVAGAILIDRIINGRN comes from the coding sequence TATTTATTTGGCAAAAGAAGTTGATAAAACTTTTTTTAATCGCTTAAAAAAAACGCAAAAACCGATTCTAAGGCTAGATGCTAAAAAAGCACAGGCAATGGCAAAGGGTGGGAATCATCAAGGGTATTTGCTAGAGATTGAAGCCCTAGAACCAGTGGAGTTTCATTTCATTAAATCAATGGACTTTGTGCTTGTTTTGTGCGGGATTAGTGATGTTGGAAATTTGGGTTCTTTATTTCGCAGTGCTTATGGTCTCGGAGTAGATGGTATTGTCATTTGTGGGATTCATAATTTTAAACAAGAAGGTGTTTTGAGGGCGAGTTCTGGAGCAATGCTTGGAATGCCTTTTTGTGTGGTTTATAATCCTTTAGATGTATTTCACGAATTAAAGCAGGCAGACTTTGTATTGCTTGGGACAAGTTTGCAAGGGCAAAATTTACCGATTTCTTTAGAGAGCAAAAAGGCGTTAGTTTTAGGTAATGAGGGCGAGGGGCTTTCAAAAAAAGTTTTAGCAAAAATGGATTATAATCTTACAATCCCTATGAAAAGGGATTTTGATTCACTTAATGTGGGTGTAGCAGGAGCAATTTTAATAGATAGGATAATCAATGGAAGAAATTGA